The nucleotide window CCGGTGATGCCACAAGCGGCCGTAGAGCGCAAGGCGGCAGAAATCCTAGTGCCGCAGCCCGACTGGTACGTGGTGCGGGGTCAGGTAACGGACCACCAAACGGGGGAGGGGCTGCCGGGCGTAACGGTGCTGCTCAAAGGGGCTAATCATGGTACAAGTACCAATTCCGATGGCAGCTTTACTCTGGCCGTACCGCCAAACGGAAGTGTGCTGCGTTTTTCCTTTGTTGGGTTTGCAGCAGTTGAGCGCCGGGTTGATAGCCAGGATATTCAGGTAGCCCTGAAGGAAGATGCCAACCAGCTCAATGAGGTAGTGGTAACTGGCTTTGGGACAACCAAAGTTGACGGAAAGACGCTCACCGTACAAAGTGCCCCGCTGGAACAGGCGCTTGCCGGTAAGGTGGCGGGTATATCTATTGTAACGGTTCCGGGTGGCGGCAGCCGAATCACGCTACGTGGTACTCGCAGCGTAACGGGACAAAACGAGGCCCTGATCATTGTGGATGGGCTGCCCTACACTGGAAAGCTGGATGATCTGCGGCCGGAGGATATTGCCAAGACGAGCGTCCTTAAGGGGGAGTCGGCGGTGGCCATGTATGGCTCCCGGGCCGCTAACGGCGTGCTTATCATCACCACCAAAAATGGCCTGAACGGCCGGCCGGCGGCGGGTATGAAGGACGGCCCCGCGCTGGGCCCCGACGGCCTGCCCGTGTCCGGCACGCGCGACCCACGCCTGGCTTTGCGCCGCCGCTTTTCCGACGTGGGCTGGTGGCGCCCCACCCTCGTCACCGATGCCCGCGGGGAGGCCAGCACCCAGGTCATCATCCCCGACGACATCACCGGCTGGGACACCTTCGTGCTGGCTTCCGACGACCACGCCCGCACCGGCACCTTCACCCAGCGCCTGCGCTCCTTCAAGGCCCTGATGGGCGAGCTGGCGGCCCCGCGCTTCCTGCTCCAGGGCGACCGGCCCCAGGTTATCGGCAAAACCCTCAACTACCTGCCCGATACCGCCCAGGTGACCACCAGCTTCCAGGTGGGAGCGGGGCCGGTGCGCACCCAGCAGCACCGCGTGGCCACGGCCGTGCTCGATACGCTCACCTTCACCGCACCCCTCGATGCCGATTCCGTGGCTGTGCGCTTCAGCCTAACCCAGCCCAACGGCTACCAGGACGGGGAGCTGCGCCAGCTGCCGGTGCTGCCCGTGGGCACCCGCGAGCGGGTGGGCTCCTTTGCCGTGCTCACCGCCGCCGATACCACGCTCACCTTCCCCGCGCGCCCCGAGCTGGGGCCCGTGACGGTGCGTCTGGAAAGCAGCCCGCTGCCCGTGGTATTCGAGGAAATTCGCCACGTGCTGGGCTACGGCTACCTCTGCAACGAGCAGGCGGCCTCCAAGCTGCAGGCGTTGCTGCTGGAGCAGCGCCTGCGCGAAGGGTTGGATCAACCCTTCCGGGGCGGGCGCGACGTGCAGCAGCTTATCCGCCACCTGCTGCGGGGGCGTCACCAGCCCGAGGGGTTGTGGGGCACCTGGCCGGCCTCGCCCGTCAGCGCCTGGGCTACCCTGCACGTGATGGAAGCGTTGCAGCAAGCCGAAAAGCAGGGCTACAAAGTCGCCCTCGACAAAGACCCGCTCCGCCGCTACCTGCTCACCCAGCTCGACGAGGCCTTTGCCGATGCGGCCGTCCGCCAAAACCTGCGTGAATCGGCCCCCGGCGCCTTTTTCCGCTCCCCCGACGACCGAATCCGGCTGCTCCAGCTGCTGCACGGCCTCGGCGCCCAGCCCGATTTTCCGGCCCTGGTGCAGCGCCTGGAGCGGGAGCAGCGCGGCCGCCAGCCCCTCGACCGTTACCTGGCCCTCACCAACCTGCGGCAGCAGCTGGGCATGCCCTACCAGCTCGATACTCTGCGCCGCTACCGCCTCCGCTCCGAGCTGGGCGGGGTGTTTTTTGCCGATACCCTGCGCCCGGGCACCTTTTACCGCCACCTGCTGCCCGACCGCCTGGGCAATACGCTGCTGGCTTACCGCCTGCTGCGGGCCCGTGGTGGGCAGGAGCAGGAGCTGCTGCGCATCCGCACGTACCTGCTGCAGCAGCGCAGCTTTGGCGGCCACTGGGCCAGCACCTACGAGGCCGCCCAGATTCTGGCTACCATCGGCCCCGAGCTGGTGGTGCCGGCCAGCGGCGGTTTGCTGGCCCGGACTCAGCTTAGCGGCAGCCTCACGCAGGAAGTCGGGCAGTTTCCGTTTGAAGCCAAGGTGCCCGCCACCGCCGGACCGCTCACGCTCCGCAAGCAGGGCGGGCTGCCGGTGTACGCCACCGCTTACCAGACCTTCTGGAACCCGGCTCCGGCGGCAGTGGCTACGCCCTTCACCGTGCGCACGCGTCTGGCCGGGCAGGAGGGAACCCGCATTCGGTTGAAAGCCGGCCAGCCCACCGAGCTGGAAGCGACGGTAGACGTGCCGGCCGAGGCCCGCTACGTGCTGCTGGAAGTGCCCATTCCGGCGGGCTGCTCCTACGGGGAGAAAACCACCGGCAACTCCTTCGAAGTACACCGGGAATATCTGCGTCACCAGGTGGGCATCTTCATCGACGTGCTGCCGGTGGGCCGCCACACGTTCCGCATTGCCCTGCAGCCACGCTACCGGGGCCGCTACACCCTCAATCCTGCCAAAGCCGAGCTCATGTATTTCCCCACCCGCTTCGGCCGCTCCGCCAGCAAGCAGGCGCAGATTGATTAACGAAATTGCCGTAATGGTCGTGTCATGCTGAGCGGAGTCGAAGCATCTCTACCTCTGGCTAACTAATCAGCACTGCAACGAAGCGGTAGAGATGCTTCGACTCCGCTCAGCATGACGGTCTGGATGGGAGTAGATACCGGCTAAAAACCGGTTAGCCACGAGAAAACAACATCTTTACGCCCTGCTAGCTGCTTCATCCTTCCCTGAAAATGGCTGACCTTACAACCCTCGAAACCCAGATCCGGGCGGCCCTGCTGGGCCTGGCCGTGGGCGACGCGCTGGGCGTGCCCGTAGAATTCCAAAGCCGGGCCGCCCGCCGCCAGGACCCCGTGGTAGCCATGCGCGCCTACGGCACCCACAACCAGCCCGCCGGCACCTGGTCTGATGATGCCTCACTCACGTTTTGTCTGGCGGAGGCCATTGCCGATGGCTACACGGTGGGCAAGCTGGCGGAGAACTGCTGCCGCTGGTACTACAAAAACCTGTGGACGCCCCACGGCTCTGTGTTCGATATCGGCATTACTACCCGGGAGGCCATCCAACGCCTGAAAGCCGATGATGACCTGATTCTGGCGGGACGTACCGACGAGTGGAGCAATGGCAACGGCTCGTTGATGCGCATTCTGCCTCTGGCTTTTTATCAGCCCGCCGCTTCCCTGGCCAGTCGGTTTCAGCTGATTTCCGAAGCCTCCGCCGTGACGCACGGCCACATCCGCTCGTTCGTGGCCTGCTGGCTGTACCTGGAAATGGCGCGGCATCTGCTGGCTGG belongs to Hymenobacter sp. J193 and includes:
- a CDS encoding ADP-ribosylglycohydrolase family protein, whose protein sequence is MADLTTLETQIRAALLGLAVGDALGVPVEFQSRAARRQDPVVAMRAYGTHNQPAGTWSDDASLTFCLAEAIADGYTVGKLAENCCRWYYKNLWTPHGSVFDIGITTREAIQRLKADDDLILAGRTDEWSNGNGSLMRILPLAFYQPAASLASRFQLISEASAVTHGHIRSFVACWLYLEMARHLLAGQAPAAAYKLLCEEAPTQLLALNIPAKEADQFERILSGRLPDIYVLAINSSGYVLHTLEAALWCLLRYDTYAETVLAAVNLGDDTDTTGAVTGGLAGLYYGEAAIPPEWLQVLARRADIEDLARRMAGAVSAE